A region from the Variovorax paradoxus genome encodes:
- a CDS encoding Mpo1-like protein — protein MNTTTAPESAVDPRRFKSFAEFYPFYLSEHANRTCRRLHFAGSTISLLCLVALVVTLNPLWLLAGLLAGYGFAWVGHFGFEKNKPASFKRPLYSFMGDWAMYRDIWLGKVKI, from the coding sequence ATGAACACCACGACTGCCCCGGAATCTGCTGTCGATCCGCGACGTTTCAAGAGTTTCGCGGAGTTCTACCCCTTCTACCTGAGCGAGCACGCCAACCGCACCTGCCGGCGCCTGCACTTCGCGGGCTCGACGATTTCGCTGCTGTGCCTGGTGGCGCTGGTCGTCACGCTCAATCCGCTCTGGCTGCTGGCCGGGCTGCTCGCGGGCTATGGCTTTGCCTGGGTCGGGCACTTCGGCTTCGAGAAGAACAAGCCGGCCTCCTTCAAGCGCCCGCTCTACAGCTTCATGGGCGACTGGGCGATGTACCGCGACATCTGGCTGGGCAAGGTCAAGATCTGA
- a CDS encoding thioredoxin family protein, whose amino-acid sequence MSALPAAPVSAEPASDAPWVVCLCAEWCGTCRDYRPLFEQVARAHPQLRFAWVDIEDHAEIADAFDVETFPTLLIAGADGTRFLGPLLPHAETLSRMLGALQAPQPSSLDVDLLLAVLEKRPADFAV is encoded by the coding sequence TTGAGCGCCCTTCCTGCCGCCCCCGTTTCCGCCGAGCCGGCCAGCGATGCGCCGTGGGTCGTGTGCCTGTGCGCCGAATGGTGCGGCACCTGCCGCGACTACCGGCCATTGTTCGAGCAGGTGGCGCGGGCGCATCCGCAGCTCCGCTTCGCCTGGGTCGACATCGAGGACCACGCCGAGATCGCCGACGCCTTCGACGTGGAGACCTTTCCGACACTGCTGATCGCCGGCGCCGACGGCACCCGTTTCCTGGGCCCGCTGCTGCCGCACGCCGAGACGCTCTCGCGCATGCTCGGCGCGCTGCAGGCACCGCAGCCTTCCAGTCTCGACGTCGACCTGCTGCTGGCGGTGCTCGAGAAGCGTCCCGCCGACTTCGCGGTCTGA